aaaccaccttgagatgagTTTTTATGAAAGGCGGCGTGTAAgttgaataaatgaatacatacatttttagttatttttaattgtttgtattctgttgtaaaccaccctgagccatcttggaagggcggtatatcaatcaatcaatcaatcaaataattaaataacATACAATATTCTGACCTGTCCCTGTTCAGCTCAGCATGGGCaatgagattgtgagccctttgggacaggaaacgaATCACCACCTccaattcctcctcctctggccctcaagcatgaactgtccgctttgctaagcagggcccaccttggtttgcaattgaatgggggacaacatttgtgagcactgcaagatattcccctcaggggatggggacactctgggaatagcatctgcatgcagaaggttccaagttccctccctggcagcatctccaagatcgggccgagagagactcctcctgcctgcaaccttggagaagccactgccagtctgggtagatgatactgagctagagggaccaatgtctgactcagtagaaggcagcttcctatgttcctcctcctcctaagccgctttgagaactttgtaattgaaaagcggtacatcaataataacaacaatctTTTTGtctgttgttttcattgttttgtggAATACCACCCAGAGACTgatattttgggcagtatacagataagataagataagataagataagataagataagataagataagataagaaagatagatagatagatagatagatagatagatagattaaaataaaataaaataaaataaaataaaataaaataatagtgttCCTTACCAACTGCAGGCGCAATGCCTCCCACTGAACCGGGCCCAGGGATGTTCCCAGACACGGCAGCTGCCTGCGCAGCGGCTGCCGCTTGGGCTGTGGCGGCTTGCTGGTGCATCTGGCGGTGACACTGACGGAGGTCAAATACCTGAGCAGCAAGAGGGAAGGGGCAAGGGGTTCAGCCACTTCTCAGCACCTGGGGTGGGTTCCCAGCTGGGGAGTCAgaaatccccccccacacacacacacaaggcaaaGATACATTTACGGATTTCTGAAGTGCTACGAAAACCTGCCTCTGGGGTCGGAGAGCAGAGTGGTGCAAAAGCCACCACCACACGCACGGAGCTGGGCTCACTGCCTCGAGCCGTCTTTTCTACAGCAGCCTGCtctggtgggcagggggagtgagagagagggaagggtggcagcaggggagcctGCCACTGGACGTAAGCGGACAAGACGGCCCCGCCAGCCCGGCTGTTCTGCCACCGTCTGCGAGGGCAgcttccctcccgccccccaaAAACACCACTCTCACCTTGATGTAGGCGCCCGGGTAGATCTTATGCACGGCATCGCCCGGCGCCCGCCCGGCCTCCCGGTCCAGGTAGTAGCTCTGCACGAAGACGGCGTGGTCGCTCAGGCACCGCATCCAGACATCACCTTCGCCCCTGCACTGCAACTGCACCCCCTTCCCGATGTGCAATCTGGAAGGCAAAAGATCCCGGTTATCGGGAGGGGCGGGCCTTGGAAGGGCGCCCCCTgctggaggacacacacacacaaacacacacgggaAGGCTGCGGCCAAGCAAGAGAGGGGAGTTGCCCAAGGCCAGCTAGTGAGTCAGTAGCAGAGGCCAGATTTGAACAAAGGACTTGACCAGGCCTAGCTCAGTCTTTCAACCACTTTGCAGGCGGGCGAGGACAAGCGCCATCCATTTGACTTTAATCCCTCatgcacagggacataggaagctgcctcatactgagtcagacccttggtccaccaagctcagtactgtctacagggcactgactggcagcggcttctccaaggtttccgaaatgaacctctcccagcccgacctggagatgctgccagggatggaacctggaaccgtctgcatgcccagcagacgctctaccactaAACTACAGCCTGTAATGCAGGAACCTAGGAAGCATGTAGTCCTAATCCAAGACGACGTTTCCTAGGGTTCTTCCACGGGAAACCGCCACGGTACGAAAGGGCTCGAGGTTTGGATTTATGGCGTGGGGTGTGCCTCGTGCATGGACCGGGATCTGGGTGTCCTTCTCCTGACCTGGCACGTTCGCTGGCATCTGTGCGGTGGACGTTGGAAAGCTGTCCCAGGCAGAAACGGTCCCCGCCAGAGGGGTCCACGTAGCCGTCCACGGTGACCACGGGGCAATTGGAGGGCACCTTGAAGATCTCGCCCACCTGCACGTCCATCTCAAAGTAGGCAATCGAACACCAGAACTCAGGGCCTGCAGGGAGGAGAcagagttacataggaagctgccatagactgagtccgacccttggtctatcaagcgcagtattgtcttcacagactggcagcggcttctccaagctttcagaggcagcagtctctcccaggcctaactggagacgctgccagggactgaacaggGGACCTTCTTACATatctgtcatatttctataccgcctgacatgtacacccctaggcagtgtacataaagTTAAAATGCAACATGAAAACAGGACGGAATGATTAAAACAACGATGATATCAAACTAATTTAAATTGACCGAAAGCCTGAGAAAAACAGGTGTTTCTTAAAGGTGTTTTTAAGAATAACCAGAGATGGAGGAGCTCcggttttgacagggagtgcattccggagccctggggcagccaccgagaaggccccgtcctgagTCGCCACCCAACAAGCTGGTGGAAGCCATAACCGGCCCTccccagttgctctacccctgagaGCAACCCCATCCCAAGTAGGGCAGGCAATGAAAGGGACGTCACCTACCAGGGTGGCTGGAGACGGGCTGTGGATAGGGAGACGCGCTGTGGTGGTTGGTCGGCCCTGCAGGGTGAAAACAGGACAGGGGGGTAAGGGGCTAATCTTCTGGGCGGGGGAAGATCTGAGGAGCCACCCCAACGGAACTGGCGCCCCAGCCATCTATGGCCTGTGTCATATCTTTTTGCTCCGGCCATTAGAACTGGCTACTCGCTCCCCTTCGGGAGCCGAAGTTAGAACCCAGGAGTCCTCCTCGACCCCAGGCGCTGTCAGCTACCCGATGCTGACTCCCTCCCTCTGCATAAGCACCCAGTCTAGCATCTGGCTGTCAACCCTGCCtagccagatgcctccgggaGGCTTGCGAGCAGAACCTTCTCTCTTGCGGCACTCAGAAGTAGACTGCCTCTGTCCTTGGAGGCTCAGCTGAGCTGCCCTGACCCAGCTACGGGCAGACTCCTCCTCCCCAGGTTTCTCCAACTTCCTTTTGAGGCCATGTCAGCCAGCAGCCCTTgccgcatcttgtggcagcgagTCCCACAAGCTGGCCGCGCCCCATTTGAAGAAGGCCTTTTATTTTGCCGGCCCCAAGTCAGTTTCAAGAAGCGGCCCTCCCCAGAGAAAGGGAGACGATTTCCTCCCTTATCCACGCCAACGACAATTTTATAAGCCTCCATTGGTCGTctgtcttaatttaaaaaaacctcagaTGCTTTCGCCCTCCCCGATAGAGAAGGTGCTCGGACCCCCTGATCCTTTGGGTCACCCTTTCCTGCACCTTCGCCCTTCTGAGATGGGGTGACCGGAGTCCAGAATCCAGATTTGGAGAGGTCTACTCCCTGGTCCCTCtccttttataaaataaaataaaataaaataaaataaaataaaataaaataaaataaaataaagccccgTCTAGGAAGGAAGCTTCTGCACCTCTTGTCACCACGTCCCCACCTCCCCGGCTCTTTGCTCGTCTGAACATACAGTAATGGTTTGTGGGGTGGTGCGACAGCTGTGGGTGATTCCGTCCGTTCTGCTGTGGCGGGGAGCTGGGAAGTGGAGGCGGGGTGGGTTGCTGCTGAGGCCGTCCTCCAGAGGTGTAGCTAGTGGCGCTGCCATTTCCGGCCCACCCCGTCGCCGGGTCCTGCAAAGGCCCTGGAAGAAGGACGACAAAAGGGCTACGCATGAAAGGTTCAAAAACGATACGCCGGCTGCCTCTCGCACTCGTGACCCACCGAGAGACTTGGACTCAACTGGAAGCAGAACCCAAAAGACCTGTTTCGAGAGGGCCcccgccccctttcccccccactccGCCGCCAGGGAGCCAGAACGGAATCCGATTCGAACATATTGCCTTGAATCCGAACTAGAACCAAAAATGTATCGTAACAAGTTCAAAATTGGCAGCTCTGTAACTAGGCACTTGTCTCTGAGTCGTATGGAGAACAGTCTCGTTTcccgggttgttgttgtttttaaatccgtgtgtgtttgtttgtaagCACTTGGAAGAAATTCAGTATCaaccttttttgcttttctttctgaaaaaaatattttcttctcAAGTGAAATGGTTTCATTGCATCCAGAGAATTAAACATGCCCTGAAAGTTTTTCAAgatagttaaaaacaaacacacacacacaagtatttATTTCTCGAGTTAAACCACTGTATTCATTTTATAAAGAGACACAGGGACatgggaagcagccatatacggagtcagaccactgctccatctagctgagtattgtctacccagactggcagcggcttctccaaggctgcaggcaggagtctctctcagccctatcccaaagatgctgccagggagggaactttggaccttctgcatgcaagcagacagatgctcttccactgagctatggccccatcccctgaggggaatctcttacagtgctcacacatatagtctcccattcaaatgcaaaccagggcagaccctgcttagcaaaggggaccattcacggctgctgccacaagactagctcctCTCCCATAACCCTGCAAGCAAAAGAATTTCACACTGTTCTGCATGGAAAGGATCCCTATCAGTGCCCAAAATGGTTCCCGAACCGCTTTCTAAAGCTTCGGTCCGAACCGGAGAGTGAGGAAATATCGACGACTCCGACGCGAACCCGCATTTTCTTCATGGCCTAACTCCCTGATGCTGATATGGACAAAGAGGCGCTCTTGCTGCTCCGATACTTACTCTGGTAAGCCAGCTTGGAGGCACAGCCGTTTTGCTGGGACCCGGGAGGAGCcggggaagaggcagcagggtgTGAGGCGGTGGAGATCTGGAGAAGGCTCTCGCCACGCAAGAGGGAGAGGAGGTGCCCCCCGGGAGGCCctggaagaaggagaaaaagagagagaccaaCACATCACCACTGCATTTCAGAGACAGGCGAAGggacgttgactacaactcccagcacccccagccaaaggcccattgcagctggggatgatggaagtcgtagtcaacaacctctgggactCCCTGCTGCAGGGACTGCATCTCTTGGTCATACCTGGGGGTGACAGAGGCAGTGCAGGATAGATGACAGCAGCAGGGTGAGAGGGCTCAGGCAGAGGCAGGGGCGACAAGGACTGGTACGGCTCTCCTTGAGGGTGGCTGGACTTGATCCCAGGACCCAGGTGGTCAGCCGGAGGGGGAGCCTGGACCTCCATCTGGATACAGTCAGGGACAAATTCCTCTTTCACCAGCCggccaggaggtcctggaagggaGCAGTCCATACAAATCAGACCCAGTGAACACAAGTGAGAGCTCGGCTG
The Hemicordylus capensis ecotype Gifberg chromosome 14, rHemCap1.1.pri, whole genome shotgun sequence genome window above contains:
- the LOC128337022 gene encoding mothers against decapentaplegic homolog 4-like isoform X2, whose product is MSLNQPSSNDACLSIVHSLMCHRQGGENESFAKRAIESLVKKLKEKKDELDSLITAITTNGAHPSKCVTIQRTLDGRLQVAGRKGFPHVIYARLWRWPDLHKNELKHVKFCQFAFDLKYDSVCVNPYHYERVVSPSIGLNIQNTGPPGRLVKEEFVPDCIQMEVQAPPPADHLGPGIKSSHPQGEPYQSLSPLPLPEPSHPAAVIYPALPLSPPGPPGGHLLSLLRGESLLQISTASHPAASSPAPPGSQQNGCASKLAYQRPLQDPATGWAGNGSATSYTSGGRPQQQPTPPPLPSSPPQQNGRNHPQLSHHPTNHYWPTNHHSASPYPQPVSSHPGPEFWCSIAYFEMDVQVGEIFKVPSNCPVVTVDGYVDPSGGDRFCLGQLSNVHRTDASERARLHIGKGVQLQCRGEGDVWMRCLSDHAVFVQSYYLDREAGRAPGDAVHKIYPGAYIKVFDLRQCHRQMHQQAATAQAAAAAQAAAVSGNIPGPGSVGGIAPAVGLSAAAGIGVDDLRRLCILRLSFVKGWGPDYPRQSIKHTPCWIEVHLHRALQLLDEVLHTMPLVDPAPIN
- the LOC128337022 gene encoding mothers against decapentaplegic homolog 4-like isoform X1 — encoded protein: MTEGKKKPLLRTTQGYWNSLPQDLAMATNSGNLVMSLNQPSSNDACLSIVHSLMCHRQGGENESFAKRAIESLVKKLKEKKDELDSLITAITTNGAHPSKCVTIQRTLDGRLQVAGRKGFPHVIYARLWRWPDLHKNELKHVKFCQFAFDLKYDSVCVNPYHYERVVSPSIGLNIQNTGPPGRLVKEEFVPDCIQMEVQAPPPADHLGPGIKSSHPQGEPYQSLSPLPLPEPSHPAAVIYPALPLSPPGPPGGHLLSLLRGESLLQISTASHPAASSPAPPGSQQNGCASKLAYQRPLQDPATGWAGNGSATSYTSGGRPQQQPTPPPLPSSPPQQNGRNHPQLSHHPTNHYWPTNHHSASPYPQPVSSHPGPEFWCSIAYFEMDVQVGEIFKVPSNCPVVTVDGYVDPSGGDRFCLGQLSNVHRTDASERARLHIGKGVQLQCRGEGDVWMRCLSDHAVFVQSYYLDREAGRAPGDAVHKIYPGAYIKVFDLRQCHRQMHQQAATAQAAAAAQAAAVSGNIPGPGSVGGIAPAVGLSAAAGIGVDDLRRLCILRLSFVKGWGPDYPRQSIKHTPCWIEVHLHRALQLLDEVLHTMPLVDPAPIN